Proteins found in one Aquibium microcysteis genomic segment:
- a CDS encoding UbiA family prenyltransferase, translating to MDARSEQTAIPLAVDLDGTLIRTDLLWEGLFLLLKRNPLYLFMVPVWLASGPARLKMEIAARVDLDVESLPYREAVVARLSAEKAAGRTIILATGTPRKFAEAIAAHLGVFDAVIATDDPRHNLTSGRKRTRLMNMFGDGGFDYAGNSRHDLQVFDAARAAIVVAPDRHAARWQAEHGCELVPGTRPTARSVLRMLRAHQWLKNSLIAVPLVLAHEYMNLSMIAACLLAFVSFSAAASAIYIVNDFTDLAADRRHATKRRRPFASADLTIPFGLGSIGVLMAVSIAAAAFLPPLFWMVLAGYLAVTTAYSFGLKRMLLVDVFTLAGLYTMRIIAGAMATGTEVSFWLLAFSLFFFLSLALVKRFVELDGTELSRGARLAGRGYRPEDIDIVAQAGVASAFASALVLALYIDSVSVKELYPHPWMIWPLAPIVLYLTLRIWVLARRGEMHDDPIVFIATDWRSQMVSALGGVLLVTAAVAA from the coding sequence ATGGATGCTCGGTCGGAACAAACGGCAATACCGCTCGCCGTCGACCTCGACGGGACGCTGATCAGGACGGACCTCTTGTGGGAGGGGCTTTTCCTTCTCCTGAAGCGGAATCCGCTCTATCTCTTCATGGTCCCGGTCTGGCTGGCATCGGGTCCGGCGCGGCTGAAGATGGAGATCGCCGCGCGGGTCGACCTCGACGTCGAGTCGCTGCCCTACCGCGAGGCGGTGGTGGCACGCCTCTCCGCCGAGAAGGCGGCCGGCCGCACCATCATTCTGGCCACCGGCACGCCGCGCAAGTTCGCCGAGGCCATCGCGGCGCATCTGGGCGTCTTCGACGCGGTGATCGCCACCGACGATCCGCGCCACAACCTCACCTCCGGCCGAAAGCGCACCCGGCTGATGAACATGTTCGGCGACGGCGGCTTCGACTATGCCGGCAACAGCCGGCACGACCTGCAGGTGTTCGACGCCGCCCGCGCCGCGATCGTGGTGGCGCCGGACCGTCATGCGGCGCGCTGGCAGGCCGAGCATGGCTGCGAACTCGTGCCCGGCACGCGCCCGACGGCACGATCCGTGCTGCGGATGCTGCGCGCCCACCAGTGGCTGAAGAACAGCCTGATCGCGGTGCCTCTGGTGCTGGCGCACGAATACATGAACCTGTCGATGATCGCGGCCTGCTTGCTCGCCTTCGTGTCGTTCAGCGCGGCCGCGTCGGCGATCTACATCGTCAACGACTTCACCGACCTCGCCGCCGACCGCCGCCACGCCACCAAGCGGCGGCGGCCCTTCGCCAGCGCCGACCTCACCATTCCCTTCGGCCTCGGCTCGATCGGCGTGCTGATGGCCGTCAGCATCGCTGCAGCCGCCTTCCTGCCGCCGCTGTTCTGGATGGTGCTCGCCGGCTACCTCGCCGTCACCACCGCCTATTCCTTCGGGCTGAAGCGCATGCTGCTGGTCGACGTGTTCACGCTGGCCGGCCTCTACACGATGCGCATCATCGCCGGCGCGATGGCGACCGGCACCGAGGTGTCGTTCTGGCTGCTCGCCTTCTCCCTCTTCTTCTTCCTGTCGCTGGCGCTGGTGAAGCGCTTCGTCGAACTGGACGGAACGGAGCTGTCGCGCGGCGCGCGGCTGGCCGGCCGCGGCTACCGGCCCGAGGACATCGACATCGTCGCCCAGGCCGGCGTCGCCTCCGCCTTCGCCTCCGCGCTGGTGCTGGCGCTCTACATCGACAGCGTCAGCGTCAAGGAGCTCTACCCGCATCCCTGGATGATCTGGCCGCTGGCGCCGATCGTGCTCTATCTGACGCTGCGGATCTGGGTGCTGGCGCGCCGCGGCGAGATGCATGACGATCCGATCGTCTTCATCGCCACCGACTGGCGCAGCCAGATGGTCTCGGCGCTCGGCGGCGTCCTCCTCGTGACGGCCGCGGTGGCGGCATGA
- a CDS encoding FAD-binding oxidoreductase: MTDGLESFGRVFRGQARVLTPVQAVTLLESGRAAPGSLLGYGNGRSYGDSCLNGGGALIDMRGAGRILSFDPETGILTAEAGAFLGDIIARVARHGWFPPVVPGTQHVTLGGAIANDVHGKNHHRRGSFGAHVLSLTLLRSDGRTTICSADSRPDLFRATIAGMGLTGLILKATLRLMRVGSPHVVQTVRPFGSLRDYFDLAEEADLRNEYAVAWIDQLAGGRAAGRGLLLAGNHADTSEGADIDMKPGRLSVPVQPPFTVLNRPFLRLFNAAYRWKNGSRSEAECVPAKSFFFPLDGVANWNRLYGPGGLFQHQSVVPAAAARVAVPAMLDLARRRGQGSFLTVLKRFGDRPSPGILSFPRAGYTLTLDFPNRGLATRLMLAELDRIAVEAGGAVNPYKDARMPADVFEASFPDWRMLEDLRDPAFVSDFWRRTALTLDHGARAIAAE; the protein is encoded by the coding sequence ATGACCGACGGGCTCGAGAGTTTCGGCCGGGTCTTCCGCGGCCAGGCGCGCGTGCTGACGCCCGTCCAGGCGGTGACGCTGCTGGAGAGCGGGCGCGCGGCGCCGGGCAGCCTGCTCGGCTACGGCAACGGCCGCAGCTATGGCGACAGCTGCCTGAACGGCGGCGGCGCGCTGATCGACATGCGCGGCGCCGGCCGCATCCTGTCCTTCGATCCCGAGACCGGGATTTTGACGGCCGAGGCCGGCGCTTTCCTCGGCGACATCATCGCGCGGGTGGCCCGCCATGGCTGGTTCCCGCCGGTGGTGCCGGGAACGCAGCACGTGACGCTGGGCGGGGCGATCGCCAACGACGTGCACGGCAAGAACCACCACCGGCGCGGCAGCTTCGGCGCGCATGTCCTGTCGCTGACGCTGCTGCGCTCCGACGGGCGCACCACCATCTGCAGCGCCGACAGCCGGCCCGACCTGTTCCGCGCCACGATCGCCGGGATGGGGCTGACGGGGCTGATCCTGAAGGCGACGCTCCGCCTGATGCGGGTGGGCTCGCCGCATGTCGTGCAGACCGTGCGGCCCTTCGGCAGCCTGCGCGACTATTTCGACCTCGCCGAGGAGGCCGACCTGCGCAACGAATACGCCGTTGCCTGGATCGACCAGCTGGCGGGCGGCCGGGCGGCCGGACGCGGGCTGCTGCTGGCCGGCAACCACGCCGACACGTCCGAAGGCGCCGACATCGACATGAAGCCCGGCCGGCTGTCGGTGCCGGTGCAGCCGCCTTTCACGGTGCTGAACCGGCCTTTCCTGCGGCTCTTCAACGCCGCCTACCGCTGGAAGAACGGCAGCCGCAGCGAAGCGGAATGCGTCCCGGCGAAGAGCTTCTTCTTTCCGCTCGACGGGGTCGCGAACTGGAACCGGCTCTACGGTCCGGGCGGGCTGTTCCAGCACCAGTCGGTGGTGCCGGCGGCCGCCGCGCGGGTGGCGGTGCCGGCCATGCTGGACCTCGCGCGCCGGCGGGGGCAGGGCTCCTTCCTGACCGTCCTGAAGCGGTTCGGCGACCGGCCGTCGCCCGGCATCCTGTCGTTTCCGCGCGCCGGCTACACGCTGACGCTGGACTTTCCCAACCGCGGGCTCGCGACGCGGCTGATGCTGGCCGAGCTCGACCGGATCGCCGTCGAAGCCGGCGGCGCCGTCAATCCCTACAAGGACGCGCGCATGCCGGCGGATGTCTTCGAGGCGTCGTTCCCCGACTGGCGGATGCTGGAAGACCTGCGCGACCCCGCCTTCGTCTCCGATTTCTGGCGCCGCACCGCGCTGACGCTGGACCACGGGGCGCGGGCGATCGCGGCCGAGTAG
- a CDS encoding transporter, with amino-acid sequence MKYIVFILFTVMTNAAAQLMLKYGMMSMGPLSFAGVNPVLKILQIVFSPWIFFGLSVFVISMASHLYVLSKVDLSFAYPFLSLAYVAVAIFAYFVFREDLNAWRVAGIGFICLGTILIAQSDRGHDAAGTDLAGVSMHKSGMSQ; translated from the coding sequence ATGAAATACATCGTCTTCATCCTGTTCACGGTGATGACCAACGCCGCCGCGCAGCTGATGCTGAAGTACGGCATGATGTCGATGGGGCCGCTGTCCTTTGCCGGCGTCAACCCCGTGCTGAAGATCCTGCAGATCGTGTTCAGTCCGTGGATCTTCTTCGGGCTCAGCGTCTTCGTGATCTCGATGGCGTCGCATCTCTACGTCCTGTCGAAGGTGGATCTCTCCTTCGCCTACCCCTTCCTGAGCCTCGCCTACGTCGCCGTCGCGATATTCGCCTATTTCGTCTTCCGCGAGGATCTGAACGCCTGGCGCGTCGCGGGGATCGGCTTCATCTGCCTCGGCACCATCCTGATCGCGCAGAGCGACCGCGGCCACGACGCCGCTGGCACGGATCTTGCCGGAGTTTCCATGCACAAGAGCGGGATGTCCCAATGA
- a CDS encoding NAD-dependent epimerase/dehydratase family protein has translation MRHIIFGGDGFVGRHLAPKLVADGHEVVVADVTRSELPHYATVRFAHCDVTDKASVRALGIEAGDMVYNLSAKMLSPIQVRAKRHDFFWPVNFHGTENIIQAMDEAGAKNLVHFTTDMIYGHTVQYPMTEDHPVAPLGEYGLSKLKTEELAAEWRKRGMNITLFRPRLIIGPGRLGILSKLFRLIDWNLPVPMIGSGKNPYQFISVFDCAEAARLAFKAGVPNEAYNLGSLNPPSVRKLLGDLIAHAGSRSILIPTPGWAVKRTLDLLDLMNMPIMDPEQYLIADEDCLLDVSKGRRDLGWVPQYRDEDMLIAAYSEYRARIGGAPAPAVAHAPAE, from the coding sequence ATGAGACACATCATCTTCGGCGGCGACGGCTTCGTCGGACGCCATCTTGCCCCGAAACTGGTCGCCGATGGCCACGAGGTCGTGGTCGCCGACGTCACCAGAAGCGAGCTGCCGCACTACGCGACCGTGCGCTTCGCCCATTGCGACGTGACCGACAAGGCGTCGGTGCGGGCGCTGGGGATCGAGGCCGGCGACATGGTCTACAACCTCTCGGCCAAGATGCTGTCGCCGATCCAGGTGCGGGCGAAGCGCCACGACTTCTTCTGGCCCGTGAACTTCCACGGCACGGAGAACATCATCCAGGCGATGGACGAGGCCGGCGCGAAGAACCTCGTCCACTTCACCACCGACATGATCTACGGCCACACGGTGCAGTACCCGATGACCGAGGACCATCCGGTCGCGCCGCTCGGCGAATACGGGCTGTCGAAGCTGAAGACCGAGGAACTCGCCGCCGAATGGCGCAAGCGCGGCATGAACATCACGCTGTTCCGTCCGCGCCTGATCATCGGGCCGGGCCGGCTCGGCATCCTGTCGAAGCTGTTCAGGCTGATCGACTGGAACCTGCCGGTGCCGATGATCGGCTCGGGGAAGAACCCCTACCAGTTCATCTCCGTCTTCGACTGCGCCGAAGCGGCAAGGCTGGCCTTCAAGGCCGGGGTGCCGAACGAGGCCTACAATCTCGGCTCGCTGAACCCGCCCTCGGTGCGCAAGCTGCTCGGCGACCTGATCGCCCATGCCGGCTCGCGCTCGATCCTGATCCCGACCCCGGGCTGGGCCGTGAAGCGCACCCTCGACCTGCTCGATCTCATGAACATGCCGATCATGGACCCCGAGCAGTACCTGATCGCCGACGAGGACTGCCTGCTCGACGTGTCCAAGGGCAGGCGCGACCTCGGCTGGGTGCCGCAGTACCGCGACGAGGACATGCTGATCGCCGCCTATTCCGAGTATCGCGCCAGGATCGGCGGGGCGCCTGCGCCCGCCGTCGCGCATGCCCCGGCCGAGTGA
- a CDS encoding aspartate aminotransferase family protein — translation MLSVEDAKALDVARMTDLFKAHLNPGQLHFMKLLGFHKVKIERAEGMYYIDQNGRKILDFFGGFGSLAFGHNHPRILEARRRFQEEKRHEIAIAFMSQYASALAHNIAACSPGDLDMVFLGSSGSEAMEAAIKVAERAAGPKRPKVVYAENSFHGKTKGVLSITDGQLYRGEFRLVDNTVRVPFGDIEAIERAFRADPEIGVIVLETVQGGGGIIQAQTEFWQKLRRLCDQYGVLWVADEVQCGLGRTGRFYAFEHHGVVPDVTALAKSLGGGKTAMAAMIARREVYMKAYGTPKTAMIHAAATFGGIGEACITSIEALNVLYDEGLIDNAADTGDYLIERLQAIARKHPSIVKEVRGKGFMVGLEFHDFSQTLPMVLRPVVAMLDEKLKGSLSGFIGALLLRDYGVLVAFTEYNRNVIRLEPPLICERQHVDQFCDALDGLLSRGIVGIVKDFVKSQVS, via the coding sequence ATGCTCTCGGTGGAGGATGCCAAGGCGCTCGACGTGGCGCGCATGACCGACCTGTTCAAGGCGCACCTCAACCCCGGCCAGCTGCATTTCATGAAGCTGCTCGGCTTCCACAAGGTGAAGATCGAGCGCGCCGAGGGCATGTATTACATCGACCAGAACGGCCGGAAGATCCTCGACTTCTTCGGCGGCTTCGGGTCGCTGGCCTTCGGCCACAACCATCCTCGCATCCTCGAGGCGCGCAGGCGCTTCCAGGAGGAGAAGCGGCACGAGATCGCCATCGCCTTCATGTCGCAATATGCGTCGGCGCTGGCCCACAACATCGCCGCCTGTTCGCCGGGCGACCTCGACATGGTGTTCCTCGGCTCCTCGGGCTCCGAGGCCATGGAGGCCGCCATCAAGGTGGCCGAGCGCGCCGCCGGACCGAAGCGGCCGAAGGTCGTCTATGCGGAGAACTCCTTCCACGGCAAGACCAAGGGCGTCCTGTCGATCACCGACGGCCAGCTCTACCGCGGCGAGTTCAGGCTCGTCGACAACACCGTGCGCGTGCCCTTCGGCGACATCGAGGCGATCGAGCGCGCCTTCCGGGCCGATCCCGAGATCGGCGTGATCGTGCTGGAGACGGTGCAGGGCGGCGGCGGCATCATCCAGGCGCAGACGGAGTTCTGGCAGAAACTGCGCAGGCTCTGCGACCAGTACGGGGTGCTGTGGGTGGCCGACGAGGTGCAGTGCGGGCTCGGCCGCACCGGCCGCTTCTACGCCTTCGAACATCATGGCGTGGTGCCGGACGTGACCGCGCTCGCCAAGTCGCTCGGCGGCGGCAAGACGGCGATGGCGGCCATGATCGCCCGCCGCGAGGTCTACATGAAGGCCTACGGCACGCCGAAGACGGCGATGATCCACGCCGCCGCCACCTTCGGCGGCATCGGCGAGGCCTGCATCACCTCCATCGAGGCGCTCAACGTGCTCTACGACGAGGGGCTGATCGACAACGCCGCCGACACCGGCGACTACCTGATCGAGCGGCTGCAGGCGATCGCCCGCAAGCATCCGAGCATCGTCAAGGAGGTGCGCGGCAAGGGCTTCATGGTGGGGCTCGAGTTCCACGACTTCTCGCAGACCCTGCCGATGGTGCTGCGCCCGGTCGTGGCGATGCTGGACGAGAAGCTGAAGGGCTCGCTGTCGGGCTTCATCGGCGCGCTGCTCCTGCGCGACTACGGCGTGCTGGTGGCCTTCACCGAATACAATCGCAACGTCATCCGGCTGGAGCCGCCGCTGATCTGCGAGCGCCAGCATGTCGACCAGTTCTGCGACGCTCTCGACGGCCTCCTGTCACGCGGCATCGTCGGTATCGTCAAGGACTTCGTGAAGAGCCAGGTGAGCTGA
- a CDS encoding glycosyltransferase family 87 protein, translating into MQTVSRTPMDWALNAPVAARAASVLTGRTLLDRAAAAFFAATILIIALYTWVRPDYNWDMVAYVATALENRIEDPAELHRETWAQISPGARPAQLYEIQQGNPYNVHQWNNPVDFESQLSMYRVKVAYVSALRALEPVFGLVGGALFVSIASLVGIGALALRWLGEERALQSAFVLAPVLVIADLTHMSTAITPDILMALISLLAIHWLMKGRDWAAGAALLLSVLVRPDNIILVFALLIAAVAFGWRKLPMAVTFAASFVACLLVSKLGGHPGWWAHFYFSCVQIQNSMIGFQPDFSLFDFAHGYVRGVLVSLLDNDWPALLALFLAGWVLLARAGRMGTGRENALMFALAIGTLGKFASFPLPDDRFYFAFMAGMAIILATRWNPRFDRLVAKETTS; encoded by the coding sequence ATGCAAACAGTGAGTCGGACGCCGATGGACTGGGCGTTGAACGCCCCCGTCGCGGCAAGGGCCGCCTCGGTGCTGACCGGCCGGACGCTGCTCGACCGCGCAGCCGCGGCCTTCTTCGCCGCGACGATCCTGATCATCGCGCTCTACACCTGGGTGCGGCCGGACTACAACTGGGACATGGTCGCCTATGTGGCGACCGCGCTGGAGAACCGGATCGAGGATCCCGCCGAGCTGCACCGCGAGACCTGGGCGCAGATCTCGCCCGGCGCACGGCCGGCGCAGCTCTACGAGATCCAGCAGGGCAATCCCTACAACGTCCACCAGTGGAACAACCCGGTCGACTTCGAGTCGCAGCTGTCGATGTATCGGGTCAAGGTGGCCTATGTCTCCGCCCTGCGCGCGCTGGAGCCGGTGTTCGGCCTCGTCGGGGGTGCCCTGTTCGTGTCGATCGCCTCCCTCGTCGGCATCGGCGCGCTGGCGCTCCGCTGGCTCGGGGAGGAACGGGCGCTGCAGTCGGCCTTCGTGCTCGCGCCGGTGCTGGTGATCGCCGACCTGACGCACATGTCGACGGCGATCACGCCCGACATCCTGATGGCCCTGATCTCGCTGCTGGCGATCCACTGGCTCATGAAGGGTCGCGACTGGGCCGCCGGTGCGGCGCTTCTGCTGTCGGTCCTGGTGCGGCCCGACAACATCATCCTCGTCTTCGCGCTGCTCATCGCGGCGGTCGCCTTCGGATGGCGCAAGCTGCCGATGGCCGTCACCTTCGCCGCCTCGTTCGTCGCCTGCCTGCTGGTGTCGAAGCTCGGCGGGCATCCCGGCTGGTGGGCGCATTTCTACTTCTCCTGCGTCCAGATCCAGAACTCGATGATCGGCTTCCAGCCCGACTTCTCGCTGTTCGATTTCGCCCATGGCTATGTCCGCGGCGTTCTGGTCTCGCTGCTCGACAATGACTGGCCGGCGCTGCTGGCGCTCTTCCTGGCGGGATGGGTGCTGCTCGCCCGTGCCGGCCGGATGGGGACGGGCCGGGAGAACGCGCTGATGTTCGCGCTCGCCATCGGCACGCTCGGCAAGTTCGCGAGCTTTCCGCTGCCCGACGACCGCTTCTATTTCGCCTTCATGGCGGGCATGGCCATCATTCTGGCCACCCGCTGGAACCCGAGGTTCGACCGCCTGGTCGCGAAGGAGACGACGTCATGA
- a CDS encoding FkbM family methyltransferase, whose translation MTSLRETLGAAARRAVARGLPSAILDRAPALRGTKFLAEAARRAGRRGAKPFQMVNVGACDGALFDDVTPWLHRIPGARAVLVEPIPYNQARLRANYPDAGRFVIEPVAITRESGTISVRTFDATALESGKLPIEFIGCSSVTDTNLMSGVNAWGEADANFDRFRPYLKDIEVPSETLQAVLDRNGIDHIDAFLVDCEGADWTVFDQLDIARYRPGMIKIEIGALRPDEIGQVLVKLKTAGYHVGLYAEDVWAFA comes from the coding sequence ATGACCAGCTTGCGGGAGACACTGGGTGCGGCCGCGCGGCGCGCGGTGGCGCGGGGGCTGCCGTCGGCGATCCTCGACCGGGCACCGGCGCTGCGCGGGACGAAATTCCTCGCCGAGGCTGCCCGCCGGGCCGGCCGGCGCGGCGCGAAGCCCTTCCAGATGGTCAATGTCGGCGCCTGCGACGGGGCGCTGTTCGACGACGTGACGCCCTGGCTGCACCGCATTCCCGGCGCCCGCGCCGTGCTGGTGGAGCCCATCCCCTACAACCAGGCGCGGCTCCGGGCGAACTATCCCGATGCCGGCCGCTTCGTCATCGAGCCGGTCGCGATCACCCGCGAAAGCGGCACGATCTCGGTGAGGACCTTCGACGCGACGGCGCTCGAGTCCGGCAAGCTGCCGATCGAGTTCATCGGCTGCTCGTCGGTCACCGACACCAACCTGATGTCGGGCGTGAACGCCTGGGGCGAGGCCGATGCCAATTTCGACCGCTTCCGGCCCTATCTGAAGGACATCGAGGTGCCGTCCGAGACGCTCCAGGCGGTGCTCGACCGCAACGGCATCGACCACATCGACGCCTTCCTTGTCGATTGCGAGGGCGCGGACTGGACGGTGTTCGACCAGCTCGACATCGCCCGCTACCGACCCGGCATGATCAAGATCGAGATCGGCGCGCTGCGGCCCGACGAGATCGGCCAGGTGCTGGTGAAGCTGAAGACTGCCGGCTATCACGTCGGCCTCTATGCCGAGGACGTCTGGGCCTTCGCCTGA
- a CDS encoding GcvT family protein, which produces MAEFPTRAKVVIIGLGGIVGASVAHHLIERGWDDIVGIDTSGIPTDIGSTAHASDFCYTTSHDFLSVWTTLYSIDFYEKLGHYERIGGLEVARVGDDTRMDEIRRKVASAKAFGTRARLIEPAEIKQKFPLIEESVVQGGLWDPDAGLVIPRSQTVAGKLVDAGEKSGRLKAFANTPATALKIENGRIRGVVTPRGTIEADHVVVCAGLWGRLIAEMAGEDLPVMPVDHPLTFFGPYTEFAGTGKEIGYPLMRDQGNSAYMRDTGDPTTSEGGMIEWGYYEETNPRLCHPRDLLEKHQARLSPSQRDLDMEQIIAPLEKAIELTPILAELGYDERRSFNGLLQVSAAGGASVGESQKVRGLWYAVGIWVKDGPGYGKLVADWMTDGRTEIDHASIDFARFYPHQLEEGFIEGRCGEAAQKVYNPAVHPREPYATGRNVKRSPMYEREVELGGHFMELGGWERAHGYKANEHLLETYGDRVPVRQNEWDNRHFWRVSNAEHLAMSEDCGIVNLSHFHMVDIEGPDHVELLEWLCAAKIGGDANIGKGIYTHFLDDEGMVRADFTVFRMEDRCRLVNGADAGPRDLYYMKRVAEDRGLDVTITDTSEKYITIGIWGPNARATLKKAVADPAGLDPENFPFAAIKPVEIAGRSVTAFRISYVGEQGWELHMRYEDGLAVWDALRATGVMAFGVETYANSRRMEKSLRLQNADLLTEYNLIEADLARPKVKEADFRGKAKHLEYKARPHQPAMLCTLVMTDNVDSKGVARYPVGSMPVMDPATGETLVDDLGRRSFTTSVAYGPTIGKNIALAYLPHAWCEVGRRLQVEYFGETFPVEVAAVGYRPLYDPENAKPRS; this is translated from the coding sequence ATGGCAGAGTTCCCGACCCGGGCGAAGGTCGTCATCATCGGTCTCGGCGGCATCGTGGGCGCCTCGGTGGCGCATCACCTGATCGAGCGCGGCTGGGACGACATCGTCGGCATCGACACCTCCGGCATCCCGACCGACATCGGCTCGACGGCGCACGCCTCGGACTTCTGCTACACCACCAGCCATGACTTCCTGTCCGTCTGGACGACGCTCTACTCGATCGATTTCTACGAGAAGCTCGGCCACTACGAGCGCATCGGCGGTCTGGAGGTCGCCCGCGTCGGCGACGACACGCGCATGGACGAGATCCGGCGCAAGGTCGCATCGGCCAAGGCCTTCGGCACGCGGGCGCGGCTGATCGAGCCGGCCGAGATCAAGCAGAAGTTCCCGCTGATCGAGGAGAGCGTGGTGCAGGGCGGGCTGTGGGACCCTGATGCCGGCCTCGTCATCCCGCGCTCGCAGACGGTGGCCGGAAAGCTGGTCGACGCCGGCGAGAAGAGCGGCAGGCTGAAGGCCTTCGCCAACACGCCGGCCACGGCGCTGAAGATCGAGAACGGCCGCATCCGCGGCGTGGTGACGCCGCGCGGCACGATCGAGGCCGACCACGTGGTGGTCTGCGCGGGGCTGTGGGGCCGGCTAATCGCCGAGATGGCGGGCGAGGACCTGCCGGTGATGCCGGTCGACCACCCGCTGACCTTCTTCGGCCCCTACACGGAATTCGCCGGCACCGGCAAGGAGATCGGCTATCCGCTGATGCGCGACCAGGGCAACTCGGCCTACATGCGCGACACCGGCGACCCGACGACCTCGGAAGGCGGCATGATCGAATGGGGCTATTACGAGGAGACGAACCCGCGCCTCTGCCACCCGCGCGACCTCTTGGAGAAGCACCAGGCCCGCCTGTCGCCCTCGCAGCGCGACCTCGACATGGAGCAGATCATCGCGCCGCTGGAGAAGGCGATCGAGCTGACGCCGATCCTGGCCGAGCTCGGCTATGACGAGCGCCGCTCCTTCAACGGCCTGCTGCAGGTCTCGGCCGCCGGCGGCGCCTCGGTGGGCGAAAGCCAGAAGGTGAGGGGCCTCTGGTACGCCGTCGGCATCTGGGTCAAGGACGGCCCGGGCTACGGCAAGCTGGTCGCCGACTGGATGACCGACGGGCGCACGGAAATCGATCACGCCTCGATCGATTTCGCCCGCTTCTACCCGCACCAGCTGGAAGAGGGCTTCATCGAGGGCCGGTGCGGCGAGGCGGCGCAGAAGGTCTACAACCCTGCCGTCCACCCGCGCGAGCCCTACGCGACCGGTCGCAACGTCAAGCGCTCGCCGATGTACGAGCGCGAGGTCGAGCTCGGCGGCCATTTCATGGAACTCGGCGGCTGGGAGCGTGCGCATGGCTACAAGGCCAACGAGCACCTGCTGGAGACGTACGGCGACCGCGTGCCGGTGCGGCAGAACGAGTGGGACAACCGGCACTTCTGGCGCGTCTCCAATGCCGAGCATCTGGCAATGAGCGAGGATTGCGGCATCGTCAATCTCAGCCATTTCCACATGGTCGACATCGAAGGGCCGGACCATGTCGAACTGCTCGAATGGCTGTGTGCGGCGAAGATCGGCGGCGACGCCAACATCGGCAAGGGCATCTACACCCACTTCCTCGACGACGAGGGCATGGTGCGCGCCGACTTCACCGTCTTCCGCATGGAGGACCGCTGCCGCCTCGTGAACGGCGCCGACGCCGGCCCGCGCGATCTCTATTACATGAAGCGCGTGGCCGAGGATCGCGGCCTCGACGTCACCATCACCGACACCTCGGAAAAATACATCACCATCGGCATCTGGGGGCCGAATGCCCGCGCGACGCTGAAGAAGGCAGTCGCGGATCCGGCGGGCCTCGATCCCGAGAACTTCCCCTTCGCGGCCATCAAGCCGGTCGAGATCGCCGGCCGGTCCGTCACCGCCTTCCGCATCTCCTATGTCGGCGAGCAGGGCTGGGAACTGCACATGCGCTACGAGGACGGCCTCGCCGTCTGGGATGCGCTGCGGGCGACCGGCGTGATGGCCTTCGGCGTCGAGACCTACGCCAATTCGCGGCGCATGGAGAAGAGCCTGCGGCTTCAGAACGCCGACCTTCTGACCGAATACAACCTTATCGAGGCCGACCTCGCCCGCCCGAAGGTCAAGGAGGCGGATTTCCGCGGCAAGGCGAAGCACCTCGAATACAAGGCGCGGCCGCACCAGCCGGCCATGCTGTGCACGCTGGTGATGACCGACAACGTCGATTCGAAGGGCGTCGCCCGCTATCCCGTCGGCTCGATGCCGGTGATGGATCCGGCGACCGGTGAGACGCTGGTCGACGACCTCGGCCGCCGCTCCTTCACCACTTCGGTCGCCTACGGCCCGACCATCGGAAAGAACATCGCGCTCGCTTATCTGCCGCACGCCTGGTGCGAGGTGGGCCGCCGGCTGCAGGTGGAGTATTTCGGCGAGACGTTCCCGGTGGAAGTCGCGGCGGTGGGGTATCGGCCGCTGTACGATCCGGAGAACGCGAAGCCGCGGAGCTGA